The genomic DNA ACGCCCGCGATCCACGCCGCAGCTTGCGCTTACCGCGCAAGCAAGTTACGCACGAGGCGTAGGTAATGGGACGCGCGGATTGTCTCATCCGCGACGCGCACGAGTGCGACTTGCTTGCGGTGTTTCCGAGGGTCATTTATTATCCCTCACAAATGGCCACGCAGGTACGCGGGCCATTGCTGTCGGTCATCTTGAACGCCTTGATCGTTTTGGGCGCGTCCCGCGCGCTTGGACGGTTGCTCGAGCTGGTCTCGATTGCCGGTGCGTTCAATGCAGGTCAGGGATGCTTATGTCGGACAATGACGGCGGGGGCTGGGGCGAGCATGGTCACTCGCGCTTAGCGGCCGCGCAGGGCACGGCGTCGCTTGCGCCCGAGGTGTCGTCCGATGTGAAGTCAGCTTTCGGCGTCGCGTCTCCCGCCAAGATCGCGGCGCAATTGACCGCGAGTAGCGGGCTTGCCATGCGCGCCGACTGGCTCGATCCCGAGCAGTTTCATCGCCTGCAAGGCGAAGTGCTACGACTCACGTGCGAGATGGTCTTTGCCGTCGACCTGGACGGACGGATCACGCTCTGGAACCGCGCTGCCGCCCAAGTGTCGGGCTATGCGGCCGACGAAGCGATCGGGCAGTTGTACACGTCGTTCTTCGAGCCAGGTCAGCCGAGTATTATTCATCTGGCGTTCGGTTCGGACGGCCAGGGCGAGCCTCCGCAAGCGATCTACCGACTGAAGCATCGCTCGGACCAGACGCGGCTGGTGCGATTGACGATGTCGGCGCTGCGCGACGCCGACGGCACGCCGTTGGGTTGCGTCGGCTCGGCGGTCGACGTCACCGACAGCCAGGCGGCCGAGGAAAGCCTGCGCCAGGCGCGCGATTTGCTCCTCAGGACCGAAGCGCTGGCCCACATTGGCACCTGGCAATGGGATCTTTCGACTCAGATCACCGACGGCTCGCCCGAGTTGTACCGGCTGTTTCAGGTGGCGCCGGGCGAACGAGTGAGCTTCGAGCAGGCCATGCAACTGGTGCATCCCGACGACCGCGAAAGAATGATCGAGGCCGCTTGGCGTTCGGTCCAGTCGGGAGACGCGCCGCCGTTGACGTTTCGCTTTCTGCTGCCCGACGGCACCGAACGCTGGGTCAACAGCGTCGGCAGCGTCGAACGCAACGCGCAAGGCGAGCCGACCCGGCTGATCGGCTTTGTGCAGGACATCACCGAAACGAAGCGGGTCGAGCAGGCGTTGCGCGCCGCCGAGCAGCGGCTGCGCGAGACACTGGACGGGATGTACATCTTCGTCTGGTTGCTGTCGGCCGATGGTCGGGTGTGCGACGTCAATGCCGCGCCGCTCGAGGCCGCCGACTTGGCGCGCGGCGACGTGCTGGGCCGGCAGTTCGAGGCGACCGCCTGGTGGCGCCACTGTGCCGTCGAGCGGCAACGGCTGGGCGAGGCGCTGGGTCGCGCGGCGCGGGGGGAAATGGTCCGGTTCGACATCACCGCCCGCTTGGCCGACGACCGCCAGGTGACGCTGGACATGATGCTCAACCCGCTGCTGGGTGGCTCCCGCGACGAGATGCGGATCGTCTGCTCGGCGGTCGACATCACGGAACGCCTGCGCAATCAGCACGAGGCCCAGCGGCAGCAACAGGAATTGACCCACGTGTTGCGAGTGGCGTCGCTGGGAGAAATGAGCACCAGCCTGGCGCACGAGTTGAACCAGCCGCTGGCGGCCGTGGCCAACTATGTGCATGCGCTGGGGATGACGCTCGCGGAAACGCCGGTCGCCGACGATCCGCGCGTGTCGGGCTTGCTGCACAAGATCGAAGAGCAAGCCATCCGCGCCGGGGGCATTGTGCAGCGACTGCGGGCCTTGGTCCGCCGAGCGCCGCCGCGGCGAGCGCCGGTCGACGTGACGCGCATGACCAGCGACGTGCTGGAGCTGTTGTTACCCGACGCGCGGCTGTCGGGCGTGCAGCTCGAAGCCCAATTCGCCCCTGATTTGCCGATGGTGGAAGCCGACGCGATACAAATTCAGCAGGTGATCGTCAATCTGGTGCGGAACGCGATCGAGGCCTTGGAGGGGCTGCCCCCGGAGCGGAAGCGGATCGACATTCACGTCGCCGCTAGTCGCGCAGGGTGGGTGACCGTCACCGTGGCCGACCACGGAGCCGGCGTGCCCGAGCCAGACCGCGACCGGGTGTTTCACGCTTTGTAATTGATTACCGAGGTGCTCT from Planctomycetota bacterium includes the following:
- a CDS encoding PAS domain S-box protein — its product is MSDNDGGGWGEHGHSRLAAAQGTASLAPEVSSDVKSAFGVASPAKIAAQLTASSGLAMRADWLDPEQFHRLQGEVLRLTCEMVFAVDLDGRITLWNRAAAQVSGYAADEAIGQLYTSFFEPGQPSIIHLAFGSDGQGEPPQAIYRLKHRSDQTRLVRLTMSALRDADGTPLGCVGSAVDVTDSQAAEESLRQARDLLLRTEALAHIGTWQWDLSTQITDGSPELYRLFQVAPGERVSFEQAMQLVHPDDRERMIEAAWRSVQSGDAPPLTFRFLLPDGTERWVNSVGSVERNAQGEPTRLIGFVQDITETKRVEQALRAAEQRLRETLDGMYIFVWLLSADGRVCDVNAAPLEAADLARGDVLGRQFEATAWWRHCAVERQRLGEALGRAARGEMVRFDITARLADDRQVTLDMMLNPLLGGSRDEMRIVCSAVDITERLRNQHEAQRQQQELTHVLRVASLGEMSTSLAHELNQPLAAVANYVHALGMTLAETPVADDPRVSGLLHKIEEQAIRAGGIVQRLRALVRRAPPRRAPVDVTRMTSDVLELLLPDARLSGVQLEAQFAPDLPMVEADAIQIQQVIVNLVRNAIEALEGLPPERKRIDIHVAASRAGWVTVTVADHGAGVPEPDRDRVFHAL